From one Desulfobacteraceae bacterium genomic stretch:
- a CDS encoding prepilin-type N-terminal cleavage/methylation domain-containing protein, which translates to MSREPEKATREPNQMGFTLIEVLMAMAIFAIGILAVGSMQIAAMNGGASARRSTDAATIAQDQIEKIIAGNYDDLVAPADAVVNGRYSLNWTVAERDLNADGNNDAKNVTVTVSWPDKGGDRSFNLDFTKVLNIKG; encoded by the coding sequence ATGTCCAGAGAGCCGGAGAAAGCAACCCGAGAACCCAACCAAATGGGATTTACCCTGATCGAGGTCCTGATGGCGATGGCCATCTTCGCCATCGGTATTCTGGCGGTGGGCAGCATGCAGATCGCCGCCATGAACGGCGGGGCGTCGGCCAGGCGCTCAACCGATGCGGCCACCATCGCCCAGGACCAGATCGAAAAGATCATCGCAGGCAATTATGACGATCTCGTCGCCCCGGCCGATGCCGTCGTCAATGGGCGCTACAGCCTGAACTGGACCGTTGCGGAAAGGGACTTGAACGCTGACGGGAACAATGATGCCAAAAACGTCACGGTCACCGTCTCCTGGCCGGACAAGGGCGGCGACCGGAGCTTTAATCTGGACTTTACCAAAGTGCTCAACATCAAAGGTTAA
- a CDS encoding pilus assembly PilX N-terminal domain-containing protein, with protein sequence MRNPADLIKSEEGSVMVVALIVLAMLTIIGISASNTSTTELQIVRNDLLYRINFYKAEAAAREGAQTIANLAKTSPDEVNPGQTTQGWLVDPAVEGIDMNKISDVEAIGEPSNVVADAATAYAAAFVGRTGSVAAENESQVYHFNLYGLHTDDDGRAFIEMGYKVKVFQN encoded by the coding sequence ATGCGGAACCCTGCAGACCTAATCAAATCCGAGGAAGGTTCGGTCATGGTCGTGGCCCTTATCGTTCTGGCAATGTTGACCATCATCGGCATCTCCGCCTCCAACACCAGCACCACCGAACTCCAGATCGTGCGCAACGATCTGCTGTACCGGATAAATTTCTACAAGGCAGAGGCCGCGGCGCGTGAGGGGGCCCAGACGATCGCCAACCTGGCCAAAACCAGCCCGGACGAGGTCAACCCCGGTCAAACCACCCAAGGCTGGCTGGTGGACCCCGCAGTCGAGGGTATCGATATGAACAAGATATCGGACGTGGAAGCCATCGGTGAGCCCTCCAACGTGGTCGCCGACGCTGCCACAGCCTATGCCGCCGCCTTTGTCGGCAGAACCGGCAGCGTCGCCGCCGAAAACGAAAGCCAAGTTTACCATTTCAATTTATACGGGCTGCACACCGACGACGACGGCAGGGCGTTTATTGAGATGGGGTATAAGGTCAAGGTGTTTCAGAATTAA